From Anticarsia gemmatalis isolate Benzon Research Colony breed Stoneville strain chromosome 27, ilAntGemm2 primary, whole genome shotgun sequence, one genomic window encodes:
- the or gene encoding AP-3 complex subunit sigma-2 or yields the protein MIKAILVFNNHGKPRLSKFYQYFNEDMQQQIIKETFQLVSKREDNVCNFLEGGSLIGGSDYKLIYRHYATLYFVFCVDSSESELGILDLIQVFVETLDKCFENVCELDLIFHADAAHQVLDELVMGGMVLQTNMADILNRLQEQNKMQKAEAGISAAPARAVSAVKSMNLPQQLRDMKLPDLPQAIKDLKF from the exons ATGATTAAGGCtattttagtattcaataaCCATGGGAAGCCGCGGTTATCGAAATTCTACCAGTACTTT AATGAAGATATGCAACAACAGATAATAAAGGAGACCTTCCAGCTGGTCTCCAAGAGAGAGGACAATGTCTGCAACTTCCTTGAGGGTGGCAG TTTGATTGGTGGTTCAGACTACAAGTTAATCTACAGGCACTACGCTacattgtactttgtgttctgTGTGGACTCCTCGGAGAGTGAGCTCGGCATTCTCGACTTAATACAG GTGTTCGTAGAGACGTTAGACAAATGTTTCGAGAACGTGTGCGAGCTGGACCTGATCTTCCACGCGGACGCCGCGCACCAGGTGCTGGACGAGCTGGTGATGGGCGGCATGGTGCTGCAGACCAACATGGCCGACATACTGAACCGTCTGCAGGAGCAGAACAAGATGCAGAAGGCTGAG GCAGGTATATCGGCGGCGCCGGCGCGCGCCGTGTCGGCCGTGAAGAGCATGAACCTGCCGCAACAGCTGCGGGACATGAAGCTGCCCGACCTGCCGCAGGCCATCAAG GATTTGAAGTTCTGA